The Triticum aestivum cultivar Chinese Spring chromosome 3A, IWGSC CS RefSeq v2.1, whole genome shotgun sequence genome includes a region encoding these proteins:
- the LOC123059749 gene encoding F-box protein At5g49610-like, whose amino-acid sequence MAETSNVGAGSMDPGEDTMVNGTSLKRIRAAVPALPDELVQWDILLRLPAKELLRCRAVCRTWRRLASDAAFLLAHHRRQPSLPLVLFRTTDHPYTNDASVDALDVRRTPAVRRPVLGFDDYNESRRKFTLHASCDGLLLLSLSNHRFYLCNPATRQWCVLPGLTGGNVAALYPHRPSGKYRVLFWKHPKNDRYSVDYYVLALGSCSSQSQGPKARCIGLPVASPSMKKKNSPARWLIHACEHPPVLLRDCLHWYTGDVPDSKIVVFDTVAESFRWMQSPKATSSAAHLLQMDGTLGIGRVDCFTRTAQVLVLQDYEAEVWSSKCTTELPEKYVLYGKVLSENGDVLVNNRCFYNSKGELLEKLPWQSVRPRILGLYHKESLVSHVFFPRKENGSRVRLLHRRSPRLTAV is encoded by the coding sequence ATGGCTGAGACGTCCAACGTCGGCGCTGGATCCATGGACCCTGGCGAAGATACCATGGTGAACGGGACGTCGCTCAAGCGCATCCGTGCCGCCGTCCCCGCCCTCCCGGACGAGCTCGTCCAGTGGGACATTCTCCTCCGCCTGCCGGCGAAGGAGCTCCTCCGCTGCCGCGCGGTCTGCCGCACCTGGCGCCGCCTCGCCTCCGACGCCGCGTTCCTCCTCGCCCACCACCGCCGCCAGCCGTCGCTCCCGCTGGTCTTGTTCCGCACCACTGACCATCCCTACACCAACGACGCCAGCGTCGACGCCTTGGACGTGCGGCGAACCCCCGCCGTTCGCCGGCCGGTCCTCGGGTTCGACGACTACAACGAATCCCGCCGTAAGTTCACCCTCCACGCCTCCTGCGACGGCCTCCTCCTGCTGTCCCTCTCCAACCACCGCTTCTACCTCTGCAACCCGGCCACGCGCCAGTGGTGCGTGCTCCCGGGTCTGACGGGCGGCAACGTCGCCGCCCTGTACCCTCACCGCCCGTCCGGCAAGTACCGCGTGCTCTTCTGGAAGCACCCCAAGAATGACAGGTATAGCGTCGACTACTACGTCCTGGCCCTAGGCTCCTGCTCCTCCCAGTCCCAGGGACCAAAGGCGAGGTGCATCGGGCTGCCGGTGGCTTCGCCGTCCATGAAGAAGAAGAACAGCCCAGCCCGCTGGCTGATCCATGCCTGCGAGCACCCGCCTGTGCTGCTACGTGACTGCCTGCACTGGTACACCGGCGACGTCCCTGACAGCAAGATTGTAGTTTTCGACACGGTGGCCGAGTCATTCAGGTGGATGCAAAGTCCCAAAGCCACCAGCTCAGCAGCACATCTGCTTCAGATGGATGGCACGCTTGGCATTGGGCGTGTGGACTGTTTTACAAGGACCGCGCAAGTGTTGGTGCTGCAGGACTATGAGGCAGAGGTATGGTCATCAAAGTGCACAACTGAATTGCCAGAGAAATATGTGCTATACGGAAAGGTTTTGTCTGAGAATGGAGATGTGCTTGTAAACAACCGTTGCTTCTACAACAGCAAGGGTGAGCTGCTGGAGAAACTCCCATGGCAGAGCGTCCGTCCCAGGATTCTTGGACTCTATCACAAAGAGAGCCTAGTCAGTCATGTCTTCTTCCCGAGGAAAGAAAATGGCAGCCGTGTGAGGCTTCTTCATCGTCGATCTCCACGCTTAACAGCCGTGTGA